A window from Osmia lignaria lignaria isolate PbOS001 chromosome 8, iyOsmLign1, whole genome shotgun sequence encodes these proteins:
- the ND-39 gene encoding NADH:ubiquinone oxidoreductase subunit 39 has product MAAWLKTAIQAAKSQNVYAASYAIQSRDCSSKPYIIKNPTTASLKRGTGGRSSFNGVVCTIFGCSGFIGSYVCNRLGKIGTQLILPYRGDHYHVRPLKVCGDLGQVLFHPFHLKDEESILKSMKYSNVVINLISSYYPTSNFSYHDVNVKGARRIARLAKECGVERFIHVSCLNASEKPKPLMIKNGSEILKTKWEGECAVKEEFPEATIIRPATIYGQEDNFITHYMNAWRRNLKTVPLWEGGEKTEKQPVHISDVAAGITAVATNPLTAGKTYEFIGPRRYKLIALVKWFYEIASRGQGDYYKIIDMKYNPLFRLKIELNEFIHRLHRTQPMNWEILEINHTSDNINPGVPTLEDLGITPCTMESRMQWELMPYRFENHFIETVDEQKASDPETIPIK; this is encoded by the exons ATGGCGGCGTGGCTAAAAACTGCGATACAAGCTGCGA AAAGCCAAAATGTGTACGCAGCAAGTTATGCGATACAGAGCCGTGATTGCTCTTCAAAACCGTACATTATCAAAAATCCGACTACTGCCAGCTTGAAAAGGGGTACCGGTGGTCGTAGCTCCTTCAACGGTGTGGTATGTACGATATTTGGATGCAGTGGTTTTATTGGATCATACGTATGTAACCGTCTTGGAAAAATTGGTACACAG CTTATTCTTCCATACAGAGGTGACCATTACCATGTTCGGCCCCTAAAAGTATGCGGAGACCTTGGACAAGTTTTATTCCACCCCTTTCATCTTAAAGATGAAGAATCTATACTCAAGAGCATGAAGTATTCTAATGTTGTCATTAATTTGATTTCATCATACTATCCAACTTCTAACTTCAGTTACCATGATGTTAATGTGAAGGGTGCCAGAAGAATAGCTAGACTTGCCAAGGAATGTGGGGTGGAACGATTTATTCATGTATCTTGTTTGAATGCAAGCGAAAAACCTaag CCATTAATGATAAAAAACGGTTCAGAAATTCTTAAAACAAAATGGGAAGGAGAGTGTGCAGTGAAAGAAGAATTTCCAGAAGCTACCATTATTCGACCCGCGACTATATATGGACAAGAGGATAATTTTATAACACACTATATGAATGCATGGAGACGAAATTTGAA aacGGTACCGTTATGGGAGGGAGGAGAAAAAACCGAGAAACAACCTGTTCATATTTCTGATGTAGCTGCTGGAATCACTGCTGTTGCAACAAACCCATTAACAGCTGGTAAAACTTACGAGTTTATCGg CCCAAGGAGGTATAAACTGATTGCACTGGTCAAATGGTTTTACGAAATAGCGTCACGTGGACAAGGagattattacaaaattatagacATGAAATATAATCCATTGTttagattgaaaattgaattgaatgAATTCATACATAGACTTCATAGAACTCAGCCTATGAATTGGGAAATTTTAGAAATA aatCACACTAGCGACAATATAAATCCTGGAGTGCCAACTCTAGAAGATTTAGGCATAACTCCATGCACCATGGAATCTCGAATGCAATGGGAGTTGATGCCGTATAGATTCGAAAACCATTTCATAGAAACTGTGGACGAACAAAAAGCATCTGATCCAGAAACAATTCCAATAAAATga